The Apibacter raozihei DNA segment GCCGTTTGCAAAAGTTTTACCGCTTCACTTTGATTTGTTGCAGGTCCATATCCGAAACTTAAACCCATACATCCTAATCCTAAGGATGAAACTTCTGGTCCGTTAGCTCCTAATTTTCTTGTTTTCATATTTTTAAATTTTTAGATTTTTAGATTTTTTATTTATTCTTCTGAAATGGATAGCAAATTTTCAGACAATCTCTCTCCTTGTATTTGTATTGAGGACAGCTTTTCATCAATTTCATCCAAATCTTTTTTGCTTAATATTACATCCGCAGATTTAATATTATCATTGATATACTCTATTTTATCCATTCCCGGAATTGGTACTATCCATTCTTTTTGAGCTAATAGCCAAGCTAAAGCAATCTGTACGGTAGAACATCCTTTATTGGAAGCAATATCATTCAACATAGCTACTAATGGCATATTGTTTTTAATAGCCTCTGGCGTAAATCTGGGAAAGGAAGCTCTTAGGTCATTTTCCGGATTAAATGTAGTTTCGGGTGTAATTTTACCTGTCAAAAAACCCGTTCCCAAAGGTCCCCATGGAACAAAACCAATACCTAATTTTTCACATAAAGGCAAAACTTGCTTTTCCGGCTCACGAGTCCAGATAGAATATTGATTCTGTACTGCTGTAACAGGGTGAACTGCATGTGCTTTTTCAATCGTATTCGTTCCGGCTTCTGATAAGCCGAAATAGATGACTTTTCCTTCCTGAACCAAATCTTTTACAGTACCTGCTACGTCTTCAATTGGTACATTAGGATCTACCCTGTGTTGATATAAAAGGTCTATATAATCTGTTTTTAATCTTTTTAAAGAAGCTTCCACTACTTTTCTTATATGATCCGGCCGGCTGTTTAAACCTCCGTTTTCTGATATCATACCAAACTTTGTTGCAATTACCACTTTTTTCCTAATAGGTTCCAATGCTTTTCCTACAAGTTCTTCATTGGTGAATGGTCCATAAGCTTCAGCGGTATCAAAAAAGGTTATTCCCTGGTCATAGGCATCTCTGATTATCTGAATACCTTCGTTAATATTTGCTGCTTCTCCGGTTCCAAAACTAAGATTCATACACCCCATTCCGATTTCTGACACTGTTAAACCGCTGTTTCCTAATCTTCTTATTTTCATTATATACTTTTATCGAATTATATTAGTTATATTTAGTACTTTTATTTCTGGTTACAAATTTCAGGAGAGTTAGCATTTTTATCCTTATACGAATTACTGCTTTTTATACCCATATCACTGATTGGGATAATTATGTGTTTTCTAATACCTACATTTGTATCAGTAAAAAATAGTTGACCATGGGTGAAATAGTTAATTTAAACAGTGTAGATGCATATAATAAATTGAGAGGTATTAAAACCCTGCATCCGCTAATCAGCGTTATAGATTTATCTCAAGCTAAGTCTATTCCGGCTCAAACGTATAATTTCGGATTGTATGCCATATATCTGAAAGAACTTAATTGTGGAGAGCTGAAATATGGTAGAAGTCATTATGATTATCAGGAAGGAACTTTGGTTTTTGTTGCTCCGGGTCAGGTAATGGGTATACAACCTAACACTACTAAGTATGAGCCTAAGGGCTGGGCTTTGATTTTTCATCCGGAACTGATTAAAGGAACTTCTTTAGGAAAGCATATTCAAAATTATTCTTTCTTTTCTTATGATGTTAATGAAGCTTTACATCTTTCCGATAAAGAAAGGCAGATAGTATTGGATTGCATGGGAAATATTCAATATGAAATTGAACAGTCTATAGATAAGCACAGCAAGACATTAATAGCTTCTAATATTGAGCTATTCCTTAATTACTGTACCCGATTTTATGACAGGCAGTTTATTACCCGAGATAATGCTAATAAAGGAATTTTGGAAAGGTTTGAAAGAGTATTAAACCAATATTTTGAATCTGACAAACCTCTCAATATCGGATTACCCTCCGTAGGCTATTGTGCTGATGAGCTACACTTGTCTGCTAATTATTTTGGTGATCTGATAAAAAAAGAAACCGGAAAATCTGCACAGGAATATATACATCTTAAGGTTATTGATTTAGCTAAAGAAAAAATATTCAATGTGGGTAAATCTATCAGTGAAGTGGCTTATGAACTAGGCTTTAAGTACCCACAGCACTTTACCCGCTTATTTAAGCAAAAGGTCGGCGTGTCTCCTAATGAGTATCGAAATCTGAATTAATTGTTGCTCTCTGAATTTGAAATTTGTTTATTTGTTGGGTTTATTTTATCTGCAATTATAGAATCAATTAGATTTTCTTTACCTAACAGATAGGCAGATTTGAGATTCAGTATATATTTTTGAGCAGACGATAGTTCTTCCTGGTATTTTTTTACATTCATCTGGTTTAAATAATATAATACCATGAATAATATAGAAAATACTACCAAAACTACTGCTAATAAAACAGATGGATTTATATCTTGAGAATAAGGCAGTTGTGAAAAATTATTCCCATAAATCCAATCGGCAAACATAACGGCACAGGACAAAATTAATAAACCAATTGCTGCCATATAATGAATAATTGAATATTTATTTAATTGATCTATCCTGTATTTGCTTTCGGTAATATAATGTTCAAACTCCCATTCTAATTTTTCCCAGTTGCTATTTCCTGCATATTTTTTTACTGAGGCAGATGTTTTATTCATATAAGTAAACACCAGATATTCCCATCCTACTCCAATTCCCAACACTATTAATATACCTATGATGGAAAGTAAGCTGTAAAATACATTCTGAATTACATGAAAGTAAAAGCCTAATACAATAAGTACAATTACAACAAATGCAAAAAAGTAAGCTTTGGTATTTCCATAGTTTTTACTTTTTATGTGTGCTAATTCTTCATTTACTTTCTCTTTTCCTGAATTCCAGGAATCTTCTATTCTTTTTTTATCAAAAACTATCTTTTTCATATTATGTATTTAATAAATATCGTTAGTAATTAAAATTTTAAAATTATAGCAAAACTCCTCCCGTAAGCATTCTTCCGGAGTTTAATGTCTGTCTTCTGGCTGAAAAAAACCTTTCTGAATCTTTGTATGTACATATACCGGATATTTCTATATGTGAATCTAAAAGTCCGGCTTCTAAAAGTAGAAAACGGTTAGCTTTCCATAAATCTATATGATGTTTTTCTGATTCTTTGTTTATTTTACTTATTATGGACAGATTGAAATTTGCAGATACAAATTCTTCAACTACTTCACTGCCTACTTCAAAATGTTCTATAGAGATAGACGGACCTATAGCGGCTAGGATATTTTCCGGTTTACAATTAAATTTTTCGACCATCAATTTCACGGTTTCTCCCGCTATATTGGAAACTGTACCCCTCCAGCCTGCATGAACAGTACCCAGCGTTTTGTTTACAGGATCGTATAGCAATACAGGAACACAATCTGCAGTAGTAATTCCTATACATATTCCTTTTTGATTAGTTACTAATGCGTCAACTCCCTTCAGAATTTCCAAAGATTTCGCATTTTTATCTAATAAAAAACTTTTATCTATAACTGCTACCTTATTACTATGAGTAAGCCGCGGTATAAAAATTTGATCTACTGAAATTTTTAATTTATCGGATAGAATTTTTTTATTTTTTTCTATATTGTTCGGTTCATCTCCAGATGATATTCCAAAATTGAATGAGGAATAATTTCCTGAGCTTACTCCGCCCCATAGCGTAGTTGTAAAATGTATCAGGGATTTATACCCTGAGAAACTGGAATATGTATAAAAACTTTTGTCCGAAATTGTATTCATAGTTCTTTATATCATCTTACTACTTACAATAATTATTCTATTTTCTTCAAATTGAAAAAAAAATCGAAAGTTTTTATATTTACATACTGATTTATAACGTTTTGGCTGCTTAAAATCTTTAATTTTTTTACTAATAAAGTGAATGTTAAATGTTATAAATCAATGCTATATTAATGTGCTTCCAGCCAATTCTGTCCATTCCCTACTTCTACTAATAATGGAACTTCAATTTTAATTGCATTTTCCATGGTATTTTTAATCAGTACGGAAACTTCCGTTACTTCTTCATCTGGTGCGTCAAACACGAGTTCATCATGAACCTGAAGCAGTAATTTAGTTTGTAGTTTCCTTTGATTTAACAGCTCATGTATTTGAATCATGGCTATTTTTATTATATCGGCTGCTGTGCCCTGTATAGGAGCATTGACAGCATTTCGTTCTGCATGAGATCTGACAATAGCATTACCGGAATGAATGTCCGGTAAATATCTTCTCCGACCGAGAAGTGTTTCTACATAACCGTTTTTCCTTGCTACTTCTACCTGTTCTGCCATATATTTTTTTAATACCGGATACGCTTCATAATAAGCATCAATCAACGTTTTAGATTCGCTTCTGGAGAGTCCTGTCTGTTCACTTAATCCAAAGGCGGATACTCCGTAAATAATTCCGAAATTGACAGTTTTAGCATGTGAGCGTTGTTCGCGGGTTACCTGCTCCATAGGAGTGTTAAAGACTTTGGCAGCAGTAGACCTGTGAAAATCTTCTCCATTGTTAAAGGAGGCTATCATCGCCGGATCTTTACTCATGGCAGCTATAATCCGAAGTTCAATTTGCGAGTAGTCAGCAGAAATAATTTTATGACCCAAATCCTTTGCTATAAAAGCTTTTCTTACCTCTTGTCCGCGTTGTGTACGGATAGGAATATTCTGAAGGTTAGGATTATTGGAAGCTAGCCGTCCGGTGGCAGCTACGGTTTGGGCAAAAGTTGTATGCACACGTCCGGTTACCGAATTTACTTCTCCGGGTAATGCATCCACATAGGTCGATTTCAGCTTTTGGAGCTGCCGATATTCCAGCAATAAATCAATAATTGTGTGCTTATGTGCTAATTTTAGTAAAACATCTTCACCGGTAGCGTATTGACCGGTCTTGGTTTTTTTAGGTTTGTCTCCTAGTTTCAGTTTATCAAAAATTATATCTCCCAGCTGCTTAGGTGAATTTATATTAAATTCTTCTCCGGCAAGGGTATAAATTTCCTTTTCAAGCCTGACCAAATCTCCTTCCAAACCTTTGGACATTTCATTTAATGCATCTATATCCAGGTTAATTCCCTGCCACTCCATATCTGCCAAAACTCTCATTAGTGGCATTTCAATTTCTCCAAAAAGTTTTTTTAAATTATCTTTATCGAGCTGAGGATCGAATTTGTTTTTTAATTGCAACGTTATATCGGAATCTTCAACGGCATATTCTTTTTGTTCTTCCAAAGGAACTGAGGAAAATATTTTTTGATTTTTTCCT contains these protein-coding regions:
- a CDS encoding aldo/keto reductase, which gives rise to MKIRRLGNSGLTVSEIGMGCMNLSFGTGEAANINEGIQIIRDAYDQGITFFDTAEAYGPFTNEELVGKALEPIRKKVVIATKFGMISENGGLNSRPDHIRKVVEASLKRLKTDYIDLLYQHRVDPNVPIEDVAGTVKDLVQEGKVIYFGLSEAGTNTIEKAHAVHPVTAVQNQYSIWTREPEKQVLPLCEKLGIGFVPWGPLGTGFLTGKITPETTFNPENDLRASFPRFTPEAIKNNMPLVAMLNDIASNKGCSTVQIALAWLLAQKEWIVPIPGMDKIEYINDNIKSADVILSKKDLDEIDEKLSSIQIQGERLSENLLSISEE
- a CDS encoding helix-turn-helix domain-containing protein — translated: MGEIVNLNSVDAYNKLRGIKTLHPLISVIDLSQAKSIPAQTYNFGLYAIYLKELNCGELKYGRSHYDYQEGTLVFVAPGQVMGIQPNTTKYEPKGWALIFHPELIKGTSLGKHIQNYSFFSYDVNEALHLSDKERQIVLDCMGNIQYEIEQSIDKHSKTLIASNIELFLNYCTRFYDRQFITRDNANKGILERFERVLNQYFESDKPLNIGLPSVGYCADELHLSANYFGDLIKKETGKSAQEYIHLKVIDLAKEKIFNVGKSISEVAYELGFKYPQHFTRLFKQKVGVSPNEYRNLN
- the pgeF gene encoding peptidoglycan editing factor PgeF — encoded protein: MNTISDKSFYTYSSFSGYKSLIHFTTTLWGGVSSGNYSSFNFGISSGDEPNNIEKNKKILSDKLKISVDQIFIPRLTHSNKVAVIDKSFLLDKNAKSLEILKGVDALVTNQKGICIGITTADCVPVLLYDPVNKTLGTVHAGWRGTVSNIAGETVKLMVEKFNCKPENILAAIGPSISIEHFEVGSEVVEEFVSANFNLSIISKINKESEKHHIDLWKANRFLLLEAGLLDSHIEISGICTYKDSERFFSARRQTLNSGRMLTGGVLL